Part of the Candidatus Methylacidiphilales bacterium genome is shown below.
TCAAGTTAGAGTTATGGGAAGAAGTGCAAGAGGTGTGCGTGGAGTAGCCATGGAATCTGATACTGCAGAGGTGGTTGGGCTTGAAAATATTGACATAACAAAACAAATTATCGTGGTTACTGAACAAGGATTCGGTAAAAAATTAGATTTAGAAGAGTTTAAGACAAAAAATCGTGGCGGAAAAGGTGTTGCGGTAATTCCGAGCGAAAAACGCAAAGGTAAATTAGTTGGGGTATGTCAAGTAACTGATAACGATGACATTATGTTAATTACTGCCTCAGGTATGCTCATCAGAATGTCAGTTTCTTCGGTAACTCAATTTAGTAGAAGTGCAAAAGGTGTGCCATTAGTGAAGTTAGAAGCTGATGATGCACTGGTTGCGCTTGCTCCTATCTATGACGCAGAGTAACTTTAATTTTTCACCTGGCCCATCGCTGTTACCTGAGGCAGTTAAAAAAAAAGCTAAGCAGGCAATGTGGGATTGGTATGTCTCAGGTATATCACCAATGGAAGTTAGCCATCGTAGTCCAAAATTTGTTGCTTTAGTTTCTGAAAACGAACAAAGAATCAGATCGCTATACGGTATTGATGAAAGTTACTTGGTGGTTTTTATGCCCGGTGGTGCCACGATGCAAACCTACGCATGGTGCGCGAATTTATTACGAACTGATGAATGTGCAGATTTTGCCATTACTGGTCATTGGTCAAAAATAGCCTATCAAGAGGCACTGCGTAATAACGCCAAACACCATCAAGCATTTGCAGGTGAAGCCAATGGGTACACTTCTATTAGTGATTGCTCAACATGGAAGTGTAGCTCCATGAGCAGATTTTTGCATTTTGTCGACAATGAAACGGTGCATGGAATTGAATTTACTACACCGCCCACCGCAACAGGAAAAATTCTTATCTCTGATATGTCATCAAATATATTAAGTAGACCATGTAACATATCGTCATATGGTTTAATCTATGCAGGAATGCAAAAAAATATGGGAATCGCTGGCTTAACATTAGTGGTGGTTAAAAAAGAGTTACTTAGCCAATATCCCAGCTATGCACCTTCGCTTCTTTCATATCAATACTGTTACGACAAAAATAATCTCCCCAACACCCCCCCTACTATTTCTCATTATATTTTGTCGCTGTATCTTGATTGGTTTCTTGAATTAGGTGGGTTGTCGGCAGCAGATGAGCAATGTAAAAAAAAATCAGCCATGTTGTATCAAGCCATTGATAATTCAAATGGTTTTTATAAAAATTCAATAGAAAAACCTTTTCGTTCGCGAATCAATGTCACTTTTTCTACACCAACTCCTGAATTAGACGCTCAGTTTGCATCATTTGCCAAGGATTGCGGCATTCACTTTATCAAAGGACATGCAAGCCATGGGGGGCTTCGTGCCAGTATCTATAACGCAATGCCAGAAGAAGGAGTTGAGGCATTGATAGAATGTATGAATAAGTTCAAACAAAGAGCTAGTCTATGAAAACTCTAGCAAGTATTAGGAAAAGTATTGACGAAATTGATAAAGAAATCCTAACCTTTGTTAAGCTTCACAAGAAAACTAAGAAAACTAACATTGATCAGGTGAAAAAATTTAGTGGTCCTTTTCGCTATGTACTAGAAGAGCTTTCCACTTGTTGCACTATATCACCACTCTTAGAAGAGAAACTAATAAAACGCCGCGCATTAGTTACCCAAGCAGGTGAGTGTAAAGAAAAAAAGAAAATATCCTCTTTTAGATTAATGAGAGAGTTTGAGATTCTCTACTCGGCCACTCAATTTGCCAGCAAAAATTCTCTCCCAGTTGCTAATCTTTACAGAGTGTTTCGTGAAATTATCTCCAGTTCACTTGCTCATGAATTGAAACTCGCTAATAGACAATTGCGTTTTCTCTACCTTGGACCGGAAGGGAGTTATAGTCACTTAGCTACCCAGTTATTTATTGGGCGAAGTATTCCCCAAGAACCTATCGCGAGTGTTGAAGTTTTGATTCAAGCAGTGCTTAAAGATGATAATGCGTTTGCAGTATTACCAATTGAAAATTCAACCAGCGGGTATATATTTAACCATAGTGACCTTGTCGTTAAGCCGTTAAAAATATTAGGAGAAATTTTGCTCCCGATCCATCACCATCTATTGTCAAGAGCAAAAAAACTTAGTAATATAAAAACCATCTATGCCCATGAGCAAAGTTTATTGCAATGTAGCGCATGGCTCAAGCGCGCTATTCCAGGGGCCACTATTGTGCCTTGTGCAAGCAACAGCAAAGCAGCAGAGTTAGTAGCAAGAAGCCGCGCTCAAACGGTTGGTGCTATTGCTAGTTTTGGGGCAGCTCAGCATTATCAAATTCCTATCCTCGCATCTAATATCCAAGACTTTGCAAATAACACCACAAGGTTTGTTGTGATTGGGCACGCACAAGATGATTGGTCAAGTAAGCATCTCCCTTTCAAGTCAAGTCTCGTAGTATTATTACCCCATGTTCCTGGCAGCTTACATTCCTTCATTAAAAAACTTAAGTCAACTAATATTACCAGAATTGATTCAAGACCAAATCCACAAAGACCATTTCAGTATCATTTTTATATTGATTTTGAATGCAAAAAACCAAATATTGATATTCATCAAAAGGTAATTAATAAAATTTCAAAACATGTAATTAGAAATTATGGAAGTTACCCTGTAGCTGTGCTGCGACCTAGTGATTTATGAATGATGTAGATACAATAATCCAAAAATATCTTCCACAAAGCATCAGGGAGTTTAAACCCTATCGCCCGGGTAAATCTAGTAACGATTTTACAAAAAAAAAGAAATATATAAAACTTAGTTCAAATGAGTGTGGATACCCTACCGCCCCATTGCTTTTACAATCGTTGCGTCGTTATATCAAACAAGATCGTCTGTCAAGATATCCAGATGATAGTGTAATTGAGTTGCGTAAGGCATTGATGAAAAAACATGACATCTCTAAAGAGCAACTCCTTATTACCAATGGATCTAATGATGCTATTGTAGCTATCGCTCGATTGTTATTAGCATCGGGAGGTGAGGCGATTTGCTCAGATCACTGTTTCGCAGTCTTTCCTTGGATTGTTAATCAACTCGGAAACACCCTTCATCATGTGCCTACGCATAGAACACCACAGCATCCCTTTGCTCAAGATTTAGACGCACTGTATGGTAAGGTTAATCGAGAAACCAGGTTGTTGTATCTCGCCAACCCTGATAATCCAACTGGGTCATACATACCTTCAAAAGTGCTGGTATCCTTTATTAGCTCTCTGCCAAAGTCAACTTTTGTTATAGTAGATCAGGCGTATTTTGATTTTATCAAATCTGAGCCTGCGCTTGACTTTTGCTCACTCATCCATGAGTATCCTAATTGTATCGTACTTAGAACTTTTTCTAAAGCGTATGGACTAGCTCAGTTACGCGTCGGCTATCTTGCCGCTCATGAGTCGTTAGTGGCATTTCTTCGCAGTACTAAATTAGCATTTAGTGTGAATGGATTGGCAATGCATTGTGCAAATGAAGTGTTACATGCACCACAAAATATTAAAAAACAAGTTTCTCAAACTATTGTGCTACGAAAAAATTTAGAAACAATATTTGACGCTCATAGTATTCGCTACGCCCCATCGCAAGGTAATTTTATTTCCTACCATCAAACCCAACAACTTAATTACCACTCACTACTTGATCACGGCATCATCACTCGTGAGCTTAACGAGTACGGCATCGCACCATATTCAAGAATTTCAATCGGCACTCCATCTGAAATGAAAGTATTATTTTCAACCATTAAAAAATTATTAAGTCATGGCTAGAATTACTGTACATCCTTTTTTAAAGCTTAAAGCTAATACTCTTAAAGTACCAGGTGATAAGTCTATATCACATAGAACATTATTGTTAGCTGCGCTGGGTAAATCAAATACCATAGTTCACAATCTATTACTCGGAAGCGATGTGCTTTGCACAAAAGAAATACTAAAACAACTTGGAGTAAGTATTATTGAAGACGGTACTACCATGCAAGTCACTGGGGTAGGATTGCGTGGCTTACGAGCTGCAAGTCAAGATTTACAATGCGGCAATTCTGGCACTGCCATGCGTTTATTAACTGGATTGCTGTGCGCACAAAATTTTCAATCTACTCTAATTGGTGACTCGTCGCTCTCCAACCGACCAATGAAACGAGTGCTTACTCCACTTCAATCTATGGGCGCGAATATCAATGCACGACAAGGCGAGTATGCGCCATTAGTTATTAATCCTGTTACAGCGTTGCGAGCAATTCAATACCAACTTCCTATCGCAAGTGCGCAAGTTAAATCAGCGATTTTATTTGCTGGGCTGTATGCCACAGGAACTACCTCAGTAACTGAACCTTTACCAAGCCGATCCCATACTGAAGAAATGTTAATTGATTGCGGAGTGCCTGTAGAGAAAAATGGGTCACAGGTTTCACTGCTTGGACCTGTTGAATCACTGCAACCCCCCAAAGAGTGGACCGTGCCAAATGATATTTCATCAGCGGCGTTTTTTATGATGCTACCAACCATACTCCCTAACACTACAATGACTTTCCTTAATATATCAATTAGTCCAAGTAGAAATGGTATTTTAGAATTTTTAACCAAGCTCGGAACCAGTGTCACTATTCTAAAAAAAACCGAGACCACTGCCGATGTTACCATTAGTTTCTCAAAATTAACAGAAGCACCAATTTCGTTAGAAGCCCGTACCGTTGCACAAGCAATTGATGAAATACCAATTATTGCGATGATGGCTGCTTGCAGAAATGGGACAACCACGATTAGAAATGCACAAGAACTGCGTGTAAAAGAAAGCGATAGAATTGCAAAAATTGTTGAATGTTTACAAGCATTCGGTTTTTTTGTGCGCGAATTTCCTGATGGTTTTTTGGTGGAAGGTAGCGAAAAATCTATTCCACCCTCAACAGTTAATAGTGGAGGAGATCATAGAATTGCTATGGCCTGCGTTATGATGGCGACGCGTGCTTCAGGGCCGATTATTATTGAAGACACCGATGCTATAGTAACTTCATACCCAACTTTTTTGCAAGATGCTAGAAGGCTTGGCTTTGAATTATATGAAGATCGATAACCCCATTATAACTATTGATGGGAGTGCGGGAGTTGGCAAAGGGACATTAGCAAAGGGACTGGCCAACACATTAAATTGGCAAATCCTAGATTCTGGACTCCTATACCGAATAGTAGCTTTATTTGGCTGGGAAAACTTAAAAACCAATGTTTTTTTCCCAACCTTTAAAATCGTAGATGGTGAGTTGCAGGTTGTTTTTAATGACGAGGCCATTCCATTAATAGAATTGAGAAACGAAGAAATTGGCAAACAAGCCAGCATTTTAGCTAAAAACAATGAGTTACGCCTTTGGTTATTGGCAATCCAGCGGTCCTACGCGACTCCGTCAGGGTTAATAACCGATGGTAGAGATATGGGTACTGTGGTGTTTCCCGAAGCGCAATTGAAGTTCTTTTTAACTGCCAATCCTGAAATATCTGCATTGCGGAGAAAAAAAGAACTTACAGAATACGGGTTTAATGTTAAAATGGAGGAGATTAAAAACGATATTAGCCTTCGGGATTGTCAAGATCGAACGAGAAACGTTGCCCCACTAACTGTAGCGGATGACGCAATAATCATAGATACGAGCAATAAAAATCCTCAAGAAGTTTTATTTGAGGCCCTGTCGTTTTATAATAAAACAGTTTTCTAGGAAAGAATTCTTATTTTAACAACTGTAATGATTAAGGAAATCACTACATATTTACAAACTTATTTAAATTAATATATGAACCAACAAACCTTCTCACAATTATTAGAATCAAGCGATTTACTTAAAAAAATTAAAGCCGGCTCACTTATCAAAGGTAGGATTTTGAAAGTGTTACCTGATGCGGTCATAGTCTATTCTGGATTAAAATCAGAGAGCTACATACCCTTAGAGCAGTTTAAGAACGAACAAGGGGAATACGATGTCAAAGTCGGAGATGAGCTAGAGTTTGTCTTAGAAACCATGGAAAATGGTTACGGTGAAACAAAATTATCACGAGAAAAAGCCAAGCAAGTCAGAAGCTGGATAGCGATTAAAGAATCTTTTAAACTTGACGAAACTGTTGAGGGTTATGTAGTTTCAAAGGTCAAAGGGGGCTTTACAGTAGATTTACAGGGCCTGACAGCTTTTTTACCTGGCTCCTTATCAGACATACGACAAGGTAAAGAAATGCTTAATTTAGAAGGCAAAACTCTAAGGCTTAAAATTGTTAAAATTGATGAAAAGCGAAACAATGTCGTGGTCTCCCACAGAAGTATTCTTGAAGAGCAGAAACAATCAGACTCCAAGGAAGCTTTTGATCATCTATTTGAAGGAAAAGTGGTCAAAGGACTGGTTAAAAACCTTACCGAATATGGGGCGTTCGTAGATTTAGGCACTATTGATGGTCTGTTACATATCACTGACATGAGATGGAGCAGGGTAAACCATCCTTCAGAAGTTGTCAAAGTTGGCGAAGAAATCGAATTAGTAGTTCTCAAGTTTGAAAAAGAAAAATCCCGAGTTTCGCTTGGTTTGAAACAACTCACGGTAGATCCATGGGAAAGAGCCAGTAAGATTTACAATGTTGGAGACCAGTTAGAATCACAGGTTAGCACTGTTACAGATTACGGCTGTTTTGTTAGTCTTGATGATGGCGTAGAAGGGTTAGTCCATGTTTCTGAAATGGATTGGTTTAATAAAACAATTAATCCAAATAAAATCGTGAAAAAAGGTGACACTATCCATGTTCAGATTTTAGAAATTGATCAGGAAAGGCATAGAATCTCCCTTGGCATGAAACAATGCACTGCTAATCCTTGGGAAGAGTTTGGTAAGAAGCACAGTCGTGGAGATAAAATTACTGGAGTGATTAAGTCTATTACTGAATTTGGTTTATTCGTTTCCCTTGACGGTGATTTGGATGGGTTAATTCATCTTTCAGATTTATCTTGGACCAGGCCTCCAGAAGAAATGATACTTGAGTACAAAAAAGGACAAGAGATTGAAGTGCAGATTTTAAATATTGATGTTGAAAATCAAAAAATTTCAATTGGCGTTAAGCAACTTGTTGGCGATCCATTGGTCCAGTTTGCAGACAAATATCCTAAAAATTCACTGGTCAAAGGCGTGGTTCAGGCAATGGATGACAAAAAAATCACCATCCTACTTCCTAATGATGTTAAAGGCACCATTAAAGCCAATGAACTTTTTAATCGTGATACGCAAGCATTTCAAGTTAGACAAGGCGACGAGATTGAATGTAGGGTAGTGGGTGTTGATAGGAAATTTGGTTTAGTCCAGCTCTCATATAAATTAGCTCAAGAAGCCAGTTCGCAAGAAATAAAAGACTTTAAAACTGCCCAATCAAAACAAAAGGGAACAACTATTGGCTCAATGATAAAAGAACAACTCGGTTTTGGCAAAGACAAACCTTAGGGGTAATGCATAACAATAAAGTCATAGAGGAACTTAAAAAATTTCATCCCCAAATCTCTGAGGATGAATTGGTGCACTTTGTAGACTTAATTGTTAAAATAATTAAAAATTATCTTAAGGATGGTAATCGTATTGAGATAAGAGGTTTTGGTGTGTTTCTCCGAAAAACGGTTAAAGCCAGAACTGGTATTAATCCTAAAACCAGACAGCGTTGCAGTTATCCTGAAACAAAAACCCCCCAATGTAAAATTAGCAAGCAAATTCTAATTGAAATTCAAAAAAATCAGAAAAAGTAATAAGTAATTTCTCTACGGTTTTGTCATACTAGTGGCAAAAACTAATGAGGAGATTTTATGAAAAATATATGTAATGTATTGGTAGTAATCATGATGCTATTACTTTCACCAAGCTATGCAGTAACCACTGCAACCACTGGAAAAGTAGATATTAATTCTGCAAATGTTCAGGAATTAATGGCTTATTTAGATGGGGTTGGGAAAAAGAAAGCTCAAGCAATAATTGAGTTTCGAAAAATAAAAGGCCCGTACAAGTCAATGCAGGATTTATTAAAAGTAAAAGGATTTTCTAAAAAACTTCTGGAAAAGAATAAAGAAAAAATTGAGGTTCTCCCGATAAAAAATTAACATGTGCTTGACATGGTGCCCTCGGCAGGAGTTGAACCTGCGACCTATCACTTAGGAGGCGATCGCTCTATCCACTGAGCTACGAGGGCCTGTTGAGGCAATTAAGCATTTTATGATTTTTTTGATGGGTGTGTTGGAAGTTATCGTGGTGGTTATGGCAACCTCCTCACTTGAAAGGTTATCCTGTAGATATTGTTGTGATTTTCTGATAGTGTAAGTTGCTTCAGAGTGGCCTGACTGATCTCGTTTTGATTTTCTTCGTGCAAGCCTTGTGCGTGCGAGAGTCTCAGTCGATGTAACCGAAAGTATAGCAATGGGGATATGGTTGCTATTAGCAAATTTGATGAACAGGGCTCTATGGTTTTGCTTTAAGAATGTTGCATCAATGATCACAGAGTATTTGGTCGCAAGACAAGCAGTAGCGTTTTTTAATAAGGTACGATAGACTTGATTAGTTGCCAGGGGGGTGTACCTGTCAATTTTTTTAGGATATAACATTAATCTCACTTGATCGGATTGTAATAGGACTAATGGCTCGTTTAGGTTTTGCAGTAAAGCTCTTGCGATGGTAGTTTTTCCGTTTCCAGACTGTCCATGCATAAGAATAATGCGAGGGGAGTGTGCCCCAAGTATTTGTTTAGTGTAAGTTAAGTATTGTTTTGTTTCGTGATAGGCACAGTCTATGGCTGAAATTTTTGCACGAACTAAAGCCCGATAAATACAATAGAGCTTAAAGAGTGGTAAGTATTGATACTCTTGGGTAATAGCAAAATAATGTGAGATAAGTGTGCGTGCCAGTGCCGGTTGCCTCCTTTCCAGATCCATGAGTAGAAAAGCAATTTCATTAATTCGGTCAAGATACATAAACTTCTTATTAAACTCAATGCCATCAAATGCAAATATGGTTTTTCCGCTTAGGGCTATATTGCCTAAATGTAAATCTCCATGACCGAGATGATACTGCTGATGCTTTTTTCTTTGAGTGATAAGGGGGATACATTGCTTGCTTAGTGTAATGATTTGTTTTAATTGTTGCGTTACTTCACGGTGCAATGTGGGTTTACGGTTAAGCCATTGTAATAATTGCTTATTGTTTTCCTGCACCATGCTGGTTATTTGTTTTGCAGTTCCGAGGGGACTGGTTTTAACAAGTTTTTTTGTTTGTGAAAATTTTTTTAGATGTTGTGTTATAAAGGTAGTGAGCAGTTCTTGCTGGGTTCTTGATGTGATTGGTAGTAACTTATCCAAAGTATTTTTATGATTAAATCGTTTCATCACCACGATGTAATTCACACAATCGTAGCCGGATAATTTTTTTAAACTTACGTTCAGGGTGCTGGGATGTTGATATAAGGGTAGGACGCCAAGATATAAAAATGCTGTAAATCTTTTATTGAGGCTTTGCTCTAATGCACAGTATTTTTTACGCAAGCTGAGTGTTTCATAGTTGAGAAATCCAAAGTTAACTGCTTTTTTTATTTTGTATGCTTTAGCAGTAGTTAAGATGATTGTTGAAACATGAGTTTCAAGTACGGTTTTTGCTTTAAGGTGCTTGGATAACGCTTTAATTATTTGAGAGTGGTTGTAATGCATGAAGGGTTATTTTACGAAAAATCTAAGCATTAGTCATATATAGTCATTATGGTTTGAGACTGCCTTGAGAGGTAAAATAGTGAAATGTACAATGCTCAGTCGATGCGCGAGCGTTTGAGGTCAATTTTTTCCGAACAGGGGTTACTTGCATCTCATTTGCCACAATTTAAATTTCGCAGTGATCAGTTAGATATGGCGTTTATGGTAGCTGAAGCTTTGGAAACACCCTCTAGTGTGGCGTTGCTTGAAGCGGCCACTGGGATAGGAAAAACCTTTGCCTATGCTATACCAGCCATGCTCAGTGGTAAAAAGACAATTATTTCAACCGCTAATCTGTATCTACAAGATCAATTAATGGGTAAAGACCTGGATTTTTTGCAATCTATGTTACAATCCCAGATTAGTTGTGTTGCGCTCAAAGGCAGGAAAAATTATCTATGTTTAGATAGACTAAAATTTTTTAACGATAATCCAGATATGCTTGGACAAGATCAAGCCTTAACTGAGTTACTTGCCTGGAGTAAACATACGCAGCGAGGCGAGTTTAGTGAATTAAAGACCAGCAACTACCAAGATCAATCTTCGCGATTTACGGTTACCTATGAAGAATGTAAAGGACGATATTGTCCTGATTTCACAGATTGTTTTATTTACAAACAACGCGAAATTGCACTAGATTCTGATTGCGTAGTTGTGAACCATGATATGTTATTACAAGATTTAGTAATGAGAAGTAGGGGTCCGCAGCAACAACTGCTTCCAAATGCATCTTTAATTATCATTGATGAGGCACATCAGTTTTATGAAAAGCTAACCCACGCGTTAAGTTTTGAATATTCTTTTTCCAGGAGTGAGCGCATGTTACGGGAGCTAAAAAAAATCTCCAAAGACAGTCACACCATGCAACAGGCTTGTGACATTGCGCTACACGCAAACCATGATTGCCTAAGCAAGATCCATACTAGCAAAGAAGGGGTTTTAAAATTTGATTCAATACGCAATAGTAGCAGTGCCATTGATGCGATTGGATATTTATTGAGTAAGCTAGATAGAGTCTGTGATGAGATTACAGTTCTATCAACGCAACAGGTGGTGTTTGAAGGTACCTTACAACTCTTTCAGCGATTAATTGATGCGCTTGGTATAATCGCTTCTCAAGATGAAATGTTTATTCGCTACATTAAGACTACGCAAATGACAAAATCCCTAATTGCCACTCCGTTAGATGTTTCCTATCGCTACCAATCATTATTAACCAAACATTTTAATCAAACCAGTTTTGTGTACACCTCAGCAACGCTTAGTGTCGGAGGATCGTTTTCAACATTTGCATACCAACTCGGCTTGCAAAATACACTTGAAGCGACTTACCCTAGCCCATTTAATTTAAAGCAAAAGTCTTTAATTTATTTTGCTGAAGATTTACCTGACCCTCAAAGTCAACGACAAGAATTTTTAGATCAATACACAAAAGTTGTCTTTGAGTTGGTTTATTACAATCAGGGACGATCGCTATTGTTATTTTCAAGTAACGATAATTTAAATGAAGTGTACCGAAGATTTTTAGAATTACATCAAAAAAAAGAGCAGCCATTAACCTTATTAAAGCAAAATACTGCACCGGCGCGGCAGTTAGTTAAGTCTTTTATTACTGAGCCTCGTGCGGTACTTTTTGGGATGAAACAATTTATGGAAGGTCTAGATATTACCGGTGATTCACTCTGCTTAGTCGCGATAGATAAGATCCCATTTCTTCCCCCAGATGATCCTTTGACCGAAGGTCGTGCTAAGCGATTAGTGGAAGAGGGAAAAGATTCATTTCGCGAGCTATTTTACGCTGAAGCGATCCTCGCTCTTAAGCAAGCGATTGGAAGATTGATTAGGTGTGAGACTGATAGGGGTATTGTCATATTTGGTGATTCACGCGTTGCGAGCAAATCATACGGAAGAAAGATTAAAGAAGAATTTTCAGAGCACAAACAGACCAATGATAAAGCTACAGCAATTAAATTTATAGAAAAGATGATCCAGGGTGATCGCGTAAAAAAAAGAAAAAAACCGTGAAAGTATTTTTTGCGTTAGATCAATCTACTGCTATGCGAGCGTCGGTAGGGTATGCGTTAGAAAATACTCAAGGACAAATAATTAGTGCTGAGAGAGTTATAGAGAATGCTAATCCGATAAAACCACTTCTTGAAGTAGCAAAATCACTCTACCAAGAATTAATAGAAGCTGGACACACTATTGCTATGGTGGTCGCCACCTCTGGTCCAGGTGGCTTTACTGGTTTGCGAGTTTGTGCTAGTGTATCCAGTGCGATTAGTCAAGTAGCCAATTGTCCTTTTGTTGGTATTGGAACATTAGAGGCCCTGGCTTTTGCCCATGCCGGGGGTGGAGTTATTTACACTTGTGTTGATGCTAGACGAAGCGAATGTTACTGCGCTCAGTTTAATAAGCAAGGACGAACACTTACTCAGATTGCCGAGACTACCTTGATATCAAATCATGAGTTAGAACAACGGTTATTGTTACATCCAGGTGTCGTAGTAGGTAATCCAGTTATTTCAGACACATCACCAGTGCATGCATGTAGAGATAAGTCAGTAGAATACCCACAAGCAAAATTTATCGCAGAATGTGCATTAGTAAAGTTCTCTCACACTCCGCGAGAGGAACTCACCCCTTTCTCTATTGAATATGTTCGTTCTGCTGTTAGTTAAATTCTGCGATTGTTTGATGTAGTTTAATTTCTTGATTTTTACTGACCAGTTGCTGATGCGGAATTTTTTCAAGTAACAAAACAATCGTAGATCCCATATTAAAATTAGCAATCTCTTCACCTGCCGCTACTCCAAATACCGGATCTATTGAAAATAATTCCTTTGAGGTGAGATGCCCACTGCATACACCGTACCATGGAGTTGAGATACTTGCAACATTTTGTGCGCCAACCATAACGATAGCGTATGAACCGTAACCATACCCATCAAATTGAAGTACCAATCGTTCATTTTCCACATATAGGTTTGGGATGCTAGATACATGCCGCATAGAAACTGATCTGGTTAGGCCAGACAGATAACGCAGATTTAATATCTTAGCTTCTAAAGGCGCATGGGCACGGTGGTAATGTCTGGGTGAAAGGTAAAAAGTATAAAAGTAGGCAAATTGGTGCTCTTCAGAATGAATTAATGAATTTACAGAATAGTCCAAACCTTTTGCTTGAATTAACTTACCTTGAGTAAGGGCCCCATGTTCTATTAAGATCCCATCACATGGTGCGTGTAGTGAGCCAATTTTTTTTACTAACGGCCTGGCGTGAGGTTTAAGTTTTCTAGTAAAAAAATCATTAAAACAGCGGTAGGCAAGAGGTGTTTCAATGAGCGCCTCGGAAAGATCTACTTTAAATTTATAGATAAAATAACGGATGAGTATCTGGTTTAAGGGCCAGAGTAAAAAACTCCTGTTATATGATAATTGCTTTGCTAAAAAAGTTAAAAAAATACTTATAAAAGTAGATGAGGGTTTTTTCATATATCCTAATTGATTAGTTTGTCGTTAAGCCTAAGTAAATACTTGAGAATTGTTCGCGGGGAATAGAAGCTGGTAAATATGCAGATGGCAATCCATTCTTACCGATAAGAATAATTCCTTCGGTGTGAGCTATCAGTTCGCTTTCTTTCTGCCGCTCTGCATAAATCCCAAGCGCTTCGCTAATTGTCTTAATATCTTTTTGTTCAGCAGACACCCCATTAATTCCAGTAAAAGTCTGAATAAATTTTGATACCATTTCTTTAGAGTCATACTTTTCATCTAACGCAATAAAAAATACCTGAGGTCT
Proteins encoded:
- the rpsA gene encoding 30S ribosomal protein S1, with amino-acid sequence MNQQTFSQLLESSDLLKKIKAGSLIKGRILKVLPDAVIVYSGLKSESYIPLEQFKNEQGEYDVKVGDELEFVLETMENGYGETKLSREKAKQVRSWIAIKESFKLDETVEGYVVSKVKGGFTVDLQGLTAFLPGSLSDIRQGKEMLNLEGKTLRLKIVKIDEKRNNVVVSHRSILEEQKQSDSKEAFDHLFEGKVVKGLVKNLTEYGAFVDLGTIDGLLHITDMRWSRVNHPSEVVKVGEEIELVVLKFEKEKSRVSLGLKQLTVDPWERASKIYNVGDQLESQVSTVTDYGCFVSLDDGVEGLVHVSEMDWFNKTINPNKIVKKGDTIHVQILEIDQERHRISLGMKQCTANPWEEFGKKHSRGDKITGVIKSITEFGLFVSLDGDLDGLIHLSDLSWTRPPEEMILEYKKGQEIEVQILNIDVENQKISIGVKQLVGDPLVQFADKYPKNSLVKGVVQAMDDKKITILLPNDVKGTIKANELFNRDTQAFQVRQGDEIECRVVGVDRKFGLVQLSYKLAQEASSQEIKDFKTAQSKQKGTTIGSMIKEQLGFGKDKP
- a CDS encoding HU family DNA-binding protein, producing the protein MHNNKVIEELKKFHPQISEDELVHFVDLIVKIIKNYLKDGNRIEIRGFGVFLRKTVKARTGINPKTRQRCSYPETKTPQCKISKQILIEIQKNQKK
- a CDS encoding helix-hairpin-helix domain-containing protein — its product is MKNICNVLVVIMMLLLSPSYAVTTATTGKVDINSANVQELMAYLDGVGKKKAQAIIEFRKIKGPYKSMQDLLKVKGFSKKLLEKNKEKIEVLPIKN
- a CDS encoding ATP-dependent DNA helicase; translation: MRERLRSIFSEQGLLASHLPQFKFRSDQLDMAFMVAEALETPSSVALLEAATGIGKTFAYAIPAMLSGKKTIISTANLYLQDQLMGKDLDFLQSMLQSQISCVALKGRKNYLCLDRLKFFNDNPDMLGQDQALTELLAWSKHTQRGEFSELKTSNYQDQSSRFTVTYEECKGRYCPDFTDCFIYKQREIALDSDCVVVNHDMLLQDLVMRSRGPQQQLLPNASLIIIDEAHQFYEKLTHALSFEYSFSRSERMLRELKKISKDSHTMQQACDIALHANHDCLSKIHTSKEGVLKFDSIRNSSSAIDAIGYLLSKLDRVCDEITVLSTQQVVFEGTLQLFQRLIDALGIIASQDEMFIRYIKTTQMTKSLIATPLDVSYRYQSLLTKHFNQTSFVYTSATLSVGGSFSTFAYQLGLQNTLEATYPSPFNLKQKSLIYFAEDLPDPQSQRQEFLDQYTKVVFELVYYNQGRSLLLFSSNDNLNEVYRRFLELHQKKEQPLTLLKQNTAPARQLVKSFITEPRAVLFGMKQFMEGLDITGDSLCLVAIDKIPFLPPDDPLTEGRAKRLVEEGKDSFRELFYAEAILALKQAIGRLIRCETDRGIVIFGDSRVASKSYGRKIKEEFSEHKQTNDKATAIKFIEKMIQGDRVKKRKKP
- the tsaB gene encoding tRNA (adenosine(37)-N6)-threonylcarbamoyltransferase complex dimerization subunit type 1 TsaB; the protein is MKVFFALDQSTAMRASVGYALENTQGQIISAERVIENANPIKPLLEVAKSLYQELIEAGHTIAMVVATSGPGGFTGLRVCASVSSAISQVANCPFVGIGTLEALAFAHAGGGVIYTCVDARRSECYCAQFNKQGRTLTQIAETTLISNHELEQRLLLHPGVVVGNPVISDTSPVHACRDKSVEYPQAKFIAECALVKFSHTPREELTPFSIEYVRSAVS